AGTTAATAGAATTTGCCGGTTTTGCGAACTTAGTTTTAATATGGATTGTCTTAAAATTATACAATATCCTTATCCAATCCCATTTCTTCCATCTTCCTATAAAGCGTAGCTCTTGATATACCTAGTACTTTTGCAGCTTTTGTTTTATTGGGAAAAGCTTTTAATGTTCTTTCGATTATGGCCTTTTCTGCCTCTTGAAGTGTAGGCCAATTTTCGTCAAAGTTCCATTTTAAGATATTATGTTCCGGCTTTAAGGACAGGAATTCCGGCAGATCATCAACTCCTATAATTCCGTCTTCATCCATAACAAAGCCCTTTTCAAGGATATTTTCTAGTTCTCTTATGTTTCCCGGAAAATGATAGTTTATGAGGCAGCGCAAAGCCGCAGGTGAAATATCTTGTATTTTCTTGTTCAGCCGCTGTCCAATTTTGTCCATAAGCAATTTTGCATATACAGGAATGTCCTCGCTTCTTTCTCGAAGAGGAGGAAGTTCGATATGTATAACATTTAGTCTGTAATAAAGATCTTCTCTGAATTCACCACTTTCTACCATAGCTTCTAGAGATCTGTTTGTGGCCGATATAACTCTAATGTCCAGTTTAATTTTGCGTCCCCCGCCAAGTTTTCTAATTTCGCTGTCCTGCAGCATTCTAAGTAGTTTGGCCTGGATAGAAAAGGGCATATCTCCGATTTCATCTAAAAAAATAGTACCGCCATTTGCTTTTTCCAGCAGCCCTGTCTTTCCTTTGGGATCAGCGCCGGTAAATGCTCCGGGTTCATATCCGAAAAGCTCGCTTTCCAGAAGTGTTTCCGGAATCGCGCTGCAGTTTACCTCTATAAAGGGGCCATTCTTTCGCGGGCTGTTGTTATGGATAAACTTTGCCACAACTTCTTTGCCGGTGCCGCTTTCTCCGGTAATTAAAACACTTGAAATAACTCCCGCAGCTTTTTTTGCCACTTCCAAAACCTTTTGCATCTTTGGATTTCGACCTACTATAAAATCTTTATCTCCGATAAAACCCGAAAGCTGCTTAGAAAGGCTATTGATCTGCTGTCTTGCCGACTCTAGCTTTTGATTTAGATCCTGAATTTCTGTAAGATCGAGAAAAACCGAGATGCTGCCTATTAACACACCGCTTTCATATATCGGAACTATGTTAGAATAAACATATTTGTTATTAACCCGTGTTTTAACACCCAGCCTTTCTTTGCCTGACTTTAGCACATCGATAAGCGAAGAAGTCGGAACCACATCGATGACTTTCTGTCCAAGTATTTTTTTGTTATCAAGCCCTGTAATTCTTTCATTAGCTTCATTTACATAGATAACTCTGCCTTCTCTATCAGCTATTACTATTCCTTCATGAACATGCTTTAAAATAAAATCGATGGACCTTACTATCTTCTCAAGTTTATCCATAAACTATACGTCCCCCTGTTTTTAATATAGAGGCTGCATTTTAAAAAATGGCCGATCCTTTCGAACCAGCCATTTCGTTTTTTATTTCCAATTTATTTTCATGCGTCCGGACGAAGTACAGCTGAAGGTAGCTTGGGTTTTGCCGCTGCTGTTTTCTACATGTCCTGATATGATATAATCCTTGTATTCGCTATGGGCATATTCCATTATGTCATACAGCCAGTCATCAGAGGCTGCGGTGTCTTTGACATCGTCCCATTCATCGCCGTATTTCGAGGTATTTACGATAACAGTTATATAGATTTCGTCGTCATCGTAATCTTCTACTTCTATAGTAGCTTTCAGACTTCCAAAGTTTTTACTGTATTTTGTAAGATTTGAGCCATAAAAATAGTTCAAGTCATCTTCCAGGTCGGCAAAAGATACGGTGCTATCATAGAATTTTACTTTCAATTTGCTGCCGGATTCTTCAAATGAAACAAGGGTTTCCTTCTTGTCGGTATCCTTAATTGTTCCTTCAAAATCGGCTTTCGGAAACTCATCTTTTACGTAATCATATATATCATTTAGCCAATTTTCGATCTTTCTTTCCGTAAGCTTATTCCACTCTGATTTGTAGTCACTTTTGTCAAACTCAATGGTCAGTGTCAAATCCCCGCTTGACGATTCCTTAACCTTATAATTAAACTTGATATCGTTCCACTTAGAGTATTCATCGTA
This portion of the Tepidanaerobacter syntrophicus genome encodes:
- a CDS encoding sigma-54 interaction domain-containing protein, translated to MDKLEKIVRSIDFILKHVHEGIVIADREGRVIYVNEANERITGLDNKKILGQKVIDVVPTSSLIDVLKSGKERLGVKTRVNNKYVYSNIVPIYESGVLIGSISVFLDLTEIQDLNQKLESARQQINSLSKQLSGFIGDKDFIVGRNPKMQKVLEVAKKAAGVISSVLITGESGTGKEVVAKFIHNNSPRKNGPFIEVNCSAIPETLLESELFGYEPGAFTGADPKGKTGLLEKANGGTIFLDEIGDMPFSIQAKLLRMLQDSEIRKLGGGRKIKLDIRVISATNRSLEAMVESGEFREDLYYRLNVIHIELPPLRERSEDIPVYAKLLMDKIGQRLNKKIQDISPAALRCLINYHFPGNIRELENILEKGFVMDEDGIIGVDDLPEFLSLKPEHNILKWNFDENWPTLQEAEKAIIERTLKAFPNKTKAAKVLGISRATLYRKMEEMGLDKDIV
- a CDS encoding copper amine oxidase N-terminal domain-containing protein, with amino-acid sequence MNKRVAIFTAVLVSAVLLLSSVAMGATGAKDIKAFYRNIKIKVNGKLVDVGNTEPFIYNDSTYVPIRLISEALDKVVEWDNNQSTVIITDKSTSQTSQEIANKDAQIQNLTYQNSLLQSKIIELNKTIDDLKKEKEEKENADEYLEDYLYDEYSKWNDIKFNYKVKESSSGDLTLTIEFDKSDYKSEWNKLTERKIENWLNDIYDYVKDEFPKADFEGTIKDTDKKETLVSFEESGSKLKVKFYDSTVSFADLEDDLNYFYGSNLTKYSKNFGSLKATIEVEDYDDDEIYITVIVNTSKYGDEWDDVKDTAASDDWLYDIMEYAHSEYKDYIISGHVENSSGKTQATFSCTSSGRMKINWK